The proteins below are encoded in one region of Phaseolus vulgaris cultivar G19833 chromosome 1, P. vulgaris v2.0, whole genome shotgun sequence:
- the LOC137814202 gene encoding small nuclear ribonucleoprotein SmD1a-like → MKLVRFLMKLNNETVSIELKNGTVVHGTITGVDISMNTHLKTVKLTLKGKNPVTLDHLSVRGNNIRYYILPDSLNLETLLVEEAPRIKPKKPTAGKPLGRGRGRGRGRGRGRGR, encoded by the exons ATGAAACTCGTCAG GTTTCTCATGAAGCTGAACAACGAAACCGTTTCGATTGAGCTTAAGAATGGCACTGTTGTTCACGGCACCATTACAG GTGTTGATATCAGTATGAATACTCATTTAAAAACAGTTAAACTAACTCTGAAAGGGAAAAACCCAGTTACTTTGGATCATTTGAGCGTGAGAGGCAACAACATTCGTTATTATATCCTTCCTGACAGCTTGAATCTTGAGACATTACTGGTTGAAGAGGCTCCAAGGATCAAGCCTAAGAAGCCAACCGCTG GGAAGCCTTTGGGGCGAGGTCGGGGACGAGGGCGCGGACGGGGCCGTGGTCGTGGCCGTTAA
- the LOC137814206 gene encoding F-box protein At2g27310-like, which yields MSVAPVESIPSLSSDLFYDIFRRLDGATLASAACTCATLCSISKEESLWENVCSSMWPSTNREDVKSLISSIGGFRKFYADCFPIIVNKEVVEYQPNNYLEYPDNWTEAEYYGDKNESENICPSDFVSIIDIRFKGKPVCSKVLWGIPNANSHDGWFYNCPFRIDFLTYADRDDNNDGSVHLSVSDGLPQITSMERERKDGKLWRELREGLQLSWIIVNRKMKQAANLASWSPLGGQRHWPTERDFVIRFGSVLPAKDILPCQVVECILIMKFRVVQTEEDGVQTLLKLTELSMQLEDMEGAHVNGRNSLLILKDALSSRRSKNYGEVLESCHMYSKVQNELKEEKMRNESRLDRLCILSGIAAFMTFWYCVL from the coding sequence ATGTCAGTTGCACCAGTTGAGAGTATTCCCTCATTGAGCAGTGATCTCTTCTATGATATATTTCGTCGACTTGATGGTGCAACATTGGCCAGTGCAGCATGTACTTGTGCAACGTTGTGTTCCATCTCAAAAGAAGAGAGTTTATGGGAGAATGTATGTTCATCTATGTGGCCTTCAACCAATAGAGAGGATGTCAAAAGTTTAATATCTTCTATTGGTGGATTCCGAAAATTTTATGCAGACTGTTTCCCGATTATTGTTAACAAGGAGGTTGTAGAGTATCAACCGAACAACTATCTTGAGTACCCGGACAATTGGACCGAAGCTGAGTATTATGGAGACAAGAATGAATCGGAAAACATCTGCCCATCAGATTTTGTTTCTATAATAGATATTAGGTTCAAGGGGAAACCGGTCTGTTCCAAAGTTCTTTGGGGAATTCCAAATGCAAATAGCCATGATGGTTGGTTCTATAACTGCCCTTTCCGGATTGATTTTCTCACCTATGCAGATAGAGATGATAACAATGATGGATCTGTTCACCTTTCTGTATCTGATGGTCTGCCACAGATTACATCCATggagagggaaaggaaagatggGAAGCTGTGGCGGGAGCTCCGCGAAGGGCTCCAGCTAAGTTGGATTATAGTAAATAGGAAAATGAAACAAGCTGCAAATCTTGCTAGCTGGAGTCCTCTTGGTGGCCAAAGACACTGGCCAACAGAAAGGGATTTTGTTATCCGCTTTGGATCAGTTCTACCTGCCAAGGACATTCTTCCTTGTCAAGTAGTGGAGTGTATCCTCATTATGAAGTTTAGAGTGGTTCAAACCGAAGAAGATGGTGTCCAAACCCTCCTTAAATTAACCGAGCTGAGCATGCAGTTGGAAGACATGGAAGGTGCTCATGTTAATGGAAGAAACAGCTTGCTTATACTTAAGGATGCACTTAGCAGCCGAAGGAGCAAAAATTATGGTGAAGTACTTGAGTCTTGTCACATGTATTCAAAAGTACAGAATGAGTTGAAAGAGGAGAAGATGAGAAATGAAAGTAGGTTGGATAGACTTTGTATTCTGAGTGGCATTGCGGCCTTTATGACATTCTGGTACTGCGTTTTATAA
- the LOC137814203 gene encoding outer envelope membrane protein 7-like, producing the protein MGKTKEAVVVAGALAFAWLAIELALKPFLSKARASVDKSDPARDPDDVPDDADPKPTNDLPEVYDSQTASDEASDAAADADDA; encoded by the coding sequence ATGGGGAAGACCAAAGAAGCGGTGGTGGTGGCTGGAGCCCTAGCATTTGCGTGGCTCGCAATAGAGCTCGCTCTCAAACCCTTCCTCTCCAAGGCACGTGCCTCCGTCGACAAGTCCGACCCCGCTCGTGACCCCGACGACGTTCCGGACGATGCTGATCCTAAACCCACCAACGACCTGCCTGAGGTCTATGATTCTCAAACCGCCTCCGACGAAGCCTCCGACGCCGCCGCCGACGCCGATGACGCCTGA